Proteins from a genomic interval of Vreelandella profundi:
- a CDS encoding peptidoglycan D,D-transpeptidase FtsI family protein, which translates to MMRERRGGTSRQQPVAPALGGGRFLFIIIAIALASTILIGRITLLQVIDRPFLQSQGDARTLRHEAIPAHRGMITDRNGEPLAISTPVVTLWANPQELPADAIQRVMLAQALGMTLDDFESRVSRYSEREFMYLRRQMTPAAAQRILDLRTPGVYPQREYKRYYPAGEVAAQLLGVTNVDDIGQEGLELSYQSYLAGHPGQRRVIKDRRGRLVRELGVISDAQPGGELILSIDQRIQYMAYRELRAAVAKHDADGGVLVMMDARTGEVLAMANLPSYNPNNRAGLDPRGLRNQALVDVFEPGSVMKPLAMAAVLESGVVDRDALVDTSPGWMRLDQFTIRDFRNYGELDLAGILEHSSNVGMSRLALRLSDTAIWEKYNQLGLGQAPGTGFPGESTGSLPAPVRWSRSERATLSYGYGLSVSAVQLASAYTAIANNGERLPPSLLRLSEPPQGIPAMSPSVANDLLSILETSVAAYTGGRRARVEGYRVGGKTGTVRKIGQQGYTTDAYRSVFAGIAPISDPRIVTVVMIDHPKAGEFYGGAVAAPVFSSVTGNALRLLDVPPDHEAE; encoded by the coding sequence ATGATGCGCGAGCGTCGAGGCGGCACTTCTCGTCAGCAGCCCGTTGCGCCTGCTTTAGGCGGCGGGCGTTTTCTTTTTATTATTATCGCCATCGCCTTGGCGTCTACGATTCTGATTGGCCGTATCACTCTTTTGCAGGTTATTGATCGTCCCTTTTTGCAAAGCCAGGGTGATGCTCGAACCCTTCGTCATGAAGCGATACCCGCCCACCGAGGTATGATTACAGATCGCAATGGCGAGCCGCTGGCTATTTCTACACCCGTAGTAACCCTGTGGGCCAACCCACAGGAATTGCCAGCAGACGCTATTCAGCGCGTGATGTTAGCGCAAGCGCTAGGCATGACGCTGGACGATTTTGAATCGCGGGTCTCACGCTATAGTGAACGTGAATTTATGTATTTACGTCGCCAAATGACGCCTGCTGCCGCTCAGCGAATTCTCGACTTGCGCACCCCAGGCGTTTATCCCCAGCGCGAATATAAGCGCTATTATCCTGCCGGTGAAGTGGCTGCCCAGCTGTTGGGTGTGACCAACGTGGATGATATCGGCCAGGAAGGGTTAGAACTCTCCTATCAGTCTTACTTAGCCGGGCACCCGGGACAGCGCCGCGTTATTAAAGATCGCCGCGGCCGCCTGGTGCGTGAGCTGGGTGTGATTAGTGATGCCCAGCCAGGGGGTGAGCTGATTTTATCGATTGATCAGCGCATCCAATACATGGCCTACCGCGAGCTGCGAGCGGCGGTCGCCAAGCATGATGCGGATGGCGGCGTGCTGGTGATGATGGACGCTCGCACTGGCGAGGTGCTGGCGATGGCCAACCTGCCTTCCTACAATCCTAATAACCGAGCGGGGCTTGATCCTCGTGGGCTGCGTAATCAGGCGCTGGTGGATGTATTTGAGCCAGGCTCGGTCATGAAGCCATTAGCGATGGCCGCTGTACTGGAAAGTGGCGTCGTTGATCGTGATGCCTTGGTAGATACCTCGCCTGGCTGGATGCGGCTGGATCAGTTTACCATTCGCGATTTTCGTAACTACGGTGAGCTGGATCTAGCGGGGATCCTTGAGCACTCTTCAAACGTGGGTATGTCTCGTTTGGCGCTGCGTCTTAGCGATACCGCGATTTGGGAAAAGTATAATCAGTTAGGGTTAGGGCAGGCGCCTGGCACCGGTTTCCCCGGTGAGTCGACGGGCAGTTTGCCTGCTCCAGTGCGCTGGTCGCGCAGTGAGCGGGCAACGCTTTCCTATGGATACGGTCTCTCCGTTTCAGCGGTCCAGTTGGCGAGTGCCTACACCGCTATTGCAAACAACGGCGAACGTTTGCCACCGTCTTTACTGCGCCTGTCTGAACCACCTCAGGGTATACCGGCGATGTCGCCCTCGGTTGCCAATGACCTGCTAAGTATTCTTGAAACCTCGGTTGCCGCCTATACCGGCGGACGACGAGCACGCGTTGAAGGCTATCGCGTGGGGGGTAAAACGGGCACGGTGCGTAAAATAGGCCAGCAGGGCTATACCACCGATGCTTATCGCAGCGTTTTTGCTGGGATTGCGCCTATTTCAGATCCTCGAATTGTTACCGTTGTCATGATTGATCACCCCAAAGCGGGTGAATTTTACGGCGGCGCCGTTGCGGCACCCGTATTTTCCAGCGTGACGGGTAATGCTTTACGCTTGTTAGATGTGCCGCCTGATCACGAGGCGGAGTAG
- a CDS encoding UDP-N-acetylmuramoyl-L-alanyl-D-glutamate--2,6-diaminopimelate ligase, with the protein MTLSPGDVLTALRQIWPASPLPVDLPTLPAKVRIETDSRKLQPGDIFVAVPGSQRDGRDFIELAIEAGAALILAQGSHDDVQLEGRVLTLPHLSARLGEFGSALFKVPSELEVIGVTGTNGKSSVTHYIAALSEALGTKAGVIGTLGMGRPGALNDSGLTTPGPLMLQAALGELAQQGVRRVAVEVSSHALDQRRLEAVNVSVGVFTNLTRDHLDYHGSMAAYAASKAKLFRRSELRLVVVNGDDPLARLMLAGCAEGVRVLATGQDEGVTLRVMDWQAFEHGQQAMIATPEGEKILSLKLMGRFNLDNVLQAMAVLYGMGESMYALFEAASSLTPVPGRMALYRDTDTPSVVVDYAHTPDALRSALQALRAHLGSAGKLWCLFGCGGDRDTGKRAEMAKIAEQLADNAVITDDNPRYEAAADIRQQILAGFSAAARPIEIADRRQAVATTIHDASAQDVVLIAGKGHEAYQDIQGVRHAYEDSQEILRAFGARRTL; encoded by the coding sequence ATGACGCTGAGTCCAGGCGATGTGTTGACGGCGCTTAGGCAGATATGGCCAGCGTCACCACTGCCCGTTGACCTACCTACGCTCCCTGCAAAGGTGCGGATCGAAACAGATTCGCGCAAGCTGCAGCCGGGCGATATTTTTGTAGCGGTGCCGGGTAGTCAGCGTGACGGCCGCGATTTTATTGAGCTGGCCATTGAGGCTGGCGCTGCGCTTATCTTGGCGCAAGGCTCCCATGACGATGTGCAGTTAGAGGGCCGGGTGTTGACGCTGCCGCACCTGTCCGCGCGGCTGGGCGAGTTCGGCAGCGCGCTCTTCAAAGTGCCGTCTGAGCTTGAGGTCATCGGCGTTACCGGCACTAACGGTAAGAGCTCAGTGACGCATTACATCGCGGCCCTCAGCGAAGCGCTGGGAACAAAAGCGGGTGTCATTGGTACGCTAGGCATGGGGCGCCCCGGTGCGCTTAATGATAGTGGCTTAACGACGCCAGGCCCGCTGATGCTTCAGGCGGCGCTGGGCGAGCTTGCGCAGCAGGGCGTTCGTCGTGTGGCGGTCGAAGTCTCTTCTCACGCGCTCGATCAGCGGCGCTTGGAAGCCGTCAACGTTAGCGTTGGCGTGTTTACCAATTTGACCCGCGATCACCTGGATTACCACGGCAGTATGGCAGCCTACGCGGCATCCAAAGCGAAGCTATTTCGTCGCTCAGAGCTTCGCTTAGTCGTTGTGAATGGTGATGATCCGCTGGCGCGCTTAATGCTGGCAGGCTGCGCCGAAGGCGTGCGTGTCTTGGCAACGGGCCAAGACGAGGGGGTCACGCTAAGGGTGATGGATTGGCAGGCTTTTGAACATGGCCAGCAGGCTATGATTGCAACGCCGGAAGGCGAGAAAATACTGTCGTTAAAGCTGATGGGCCGCTTTAATTTAGACAACGTGCTGCAGGCAATGGCCGTGCTTTACGGAATGGGGGAGTCAATGTATGCGCTTTTTGAGGCCGCATCATCGCTCACTCCCGTACCCGGCCGCATGGCGCTCTACCGCGATACTGATACGCCTAGCGTGGTTGTCGACTATGCCCATACGCCAGACGCTTTGCGCAGCGCATTGCAAGCGCTGCGAGCGCACTTAGGCAGTGCAGGCAAGCTATGGTGCTTGTTTGGCTGCGGGGGTGATCGCGATACGGGTAAGCGTGCCGAAATGGCCAAGATCGCCGAGCAGCTCGCCGATAACGCTGTGATTACCGACGATAACCCTCGCTATGAGGCGGCTGCGGATATTCGTCAGCAGATTCTGGCAGGCTTCTCTGCTGCCGCGCGACCCATTGAAATAGCGGATCGCCGTCAGGCCGTAGCGACGACTATTCACGACGCTAGCGCTCAGGACGTGGTGCTTATCGCTGGCAAAGGGCATGAGGCGTATCAAGATATTCAAGGGGTGCGCCACGCCTATGAGGACAGTCAAGAGATCCTGCGCGCCTTTGGCGCACGGAGAACCTTATAA
- a CDS encoding UDP-N-acetylmuramoyl-tripeptide--D-alanyl-D-alanine ligase: protein MRWTLGQLATMLGIEAPAANAEVLISSTVIDSRKIEPGCLFVALRGPNFDGHDFVQRAYELGAAAVLVDTSIDSDLPQLVCPDTRLGLGLLAGAHRQTWQGALVAVTGNSGKTSVKEMCAALLAPLGDVLATQGNLNNDIGAPLTLLRLMPSHAAAVIELGANHLGEIAWTVHMAKPDVALITNVTGAHVGEFGGMGQIAQAKSEVLDGLSEHGTAIVNRDDRYFSFWAARNAPRQLVSFGFHSLADVSASALSCDPQGRYAFTLMHNGAALGRVQLQLLGKHNVSNALAAAAAALVLGVTAEQVVQRLQSLQTLSGRLAVVPGLRGANVLDDTYNANPGAVKAALDTLASFPAPRWCALGAMGELGRESDALHAEIGRYAAALGIDELLTLGEAARAASDAFGRGLHFNDHEALTRHVTNTLPPDTTLLVKGSRSAGMEHVVNALRSDEIR, encoded by the coding sequence ATGCGCTGGACGCTCGGTCAGCTAGCCACAATGCTCGGCATTGAAGCGCCTGCCGCCAACGCTGAAGTGTTGATTAGCTCGACTGTCATCGATAGCCGTAAAATTGAGCCCGGGTGCCTTTTTGTGGCGTTAAGGGGCCCTAACTTTGATGGTCATGACTTTGTACAGCGTGCCTATGAACTTGGTGCAGCGGCTGTTTTGGTGGATACGTCTATCGACAGCGATCTGCCTCAGTTGGTATGCCCCGACACGCGGCTAGGGTTGGGGCTGCTAGCCGGGGCGCATCGTCAAACATGGCAGGGTGCTTTAGTCGCTGTAACTGGCAATAGCGGTAAAACATCCGTTAAGGAAATGTGCGCGGCGCTGCTGGCGCCGCTGGGCGATGTTTTAGCCACTCAAGGCAATCTGAATAATGATATCGGCGCGCCGCTTACGCTGTTGAGATTAATGCCAAGCCACGCTGCTGCCGTGATAGAGCTAGGGGCGAATCATCTAGGTGAAATTGCCTGGACGGTTCACATGGCAAAGCCGGACGTTGCGCTTATTACCAACGTGACCGGTGCTCATGTCGGGGAGTTTGGCGGAATGGGCCAGATCGCACAGGCGAAAAGCGAGGTGCTGGATGGCCTAAGCGAGCACGGTACGGCCATAGTGAATCGCGACGATCGCTATTTTTCTTTTTGGGCCGCGCGCAATGCGCCTCGGCAATTAGTTAGTTTTGGCTTTCACAGCTTGGCTGATGTTAGTGCCTCAGCGCTTTCCTGTGATCCTCAAGGACGTTATGCTTTCACGCTTATGCATAATGGTGCAGCGCTAGGCCGCGTTCAGCTGCAGTTGCTGGGTAAACATAATGTGAGCAATGCGCTTGCGGCCGCGGCCGCGGCGCTAGTGCTAGGCGTTACTGCAGAGCAGGTTGTTCAACGCCTTCAGTCTCTGCAAACATTATCGGGTAGGCTGGCCGTAGTGCCTGGTTTACGCGGTGCTAATGTACTCGACGACACTTACAACGCTAACCCTGGCGCGGTCAAAGCGGCGCTAGATACGCTGGCAAGCTTTCCTGCGCCACGCTGGTGTGCGCTAGGTGCGATGGGTGAGCTAGGCCGTGAGTCGGACGCGCTGCATGCAGAGATTGGCCGCTATGCCGCGGCACTGGGAATTGATGAACTATTGACGCTAGGCGAGGCTGCCCGTGCCGCCAGCGATGCCTTTGGTCGTGGGCTGCATTTTAACGATCACGAGGCGCTAACGCGCCATGTCACTAATACTTTGCCGCCTGATACCACGTTGCTGGTGAAGGGATCGCGCAGTGCAGGCATGGAACATGTCGTTAACGCGCTGCGTTCGGATGAAATAAGGTAA
- the mraY gene encoding phospho-N-acetylmuramoyl-pentapeptide-transferase, with protein sequence MLLHLANFLSQYQSAFQVVNYLTLRVILGALTSLMLCLWLGPWMIRRLVEGQIGQAVRDDGPKSHLSKAGTPTMGGAMILLAIAISTLLWGDLTNLYIWIVLAVTLGFGAIGWVDDYRKVVEKNPRGLPARWKYFWQSIVGLGAAVLLYVTASTPVETSLLVPLFKDVALPLGVFYIVLTYFVIVGSSNAVNLTDGLDGLAIMPTVLVAMGLSVFAYASGNTVFADYLHIPFIAGTGELAVFCATIAGAGLGFLWFNTYPAQVFMGDVGALALGAALGVVAVIVRQEIVLFIMGGIFVVETVSVILQVGSYKLTGRRIFRMAPLHHHYELKGWPEPRVIVRFWIITVVLVLLGLATLKIR encoded by the coding sequence ATGTTACTTCACTTGGCGAATTTTTTATCGCAGTACCAATCTGCTTTCCAGGTTGTTAATTACTTAACCCTGCGGGTGATTTTAGGTGCCCTCACGTCATTAATGCTGTGCCTATGGCTAGGGCCATGGATGATTAGGCGTTTGGTCGAAGGGCAAATTGGTCAAGCAGTCCGTGATGATGGGCCTAAGTCTCATCTCTCTAAAGCAGGCACGCCCACGATGGGCGGGGCAATGATACTGCTGGCGATTGCGATCAGTACCTTGCTGTGGGGTGACTTAACCAACCTGTATATTTGGATTGTCTTGGCGGTCACCTTGGGTTTTGGCGCCATTGGCTGGGTGGACGATTATCGCAAAGTGGTTGAGAAAAACCCGCGGGGTCTGCCTGCTCGATGGAAATATTTTTGGCAATCTATCGTGGGGTTAGGGGCCGCGGTGTTGCTTTATGTAACCGCCTCTACGCCGGTTGAAACCAGTTTGCTCGTGCCGCTATTCAAAGACGTTGCCCTGCCTTTGGGCGTTTTCTATATCGTTCTTACCTATTTTGTCATTGTCGGTAGCTCCAACGCGGTGAACTTGACCGATGGTCTTGATGGCCTGGCGATTATGCCCACCGTGCTGGTGGCGATGGGGCTGTCGGTTTTCGCGTATGCAAGCGGCAATACCGTGTTTGCCGACTACCTGCACATTCCGTTTATTGCAGGCACCGGTGAACTAGCGGTTTTTTGCGCCACGATTGCCGGTGCTGGGCTGGGTTTCTTGTGGTTTAACACCTATCCCGCGCAGGTGTTTATGGGCGATGTAGGCGCGCTAGCACTGGGCGCTGCGCTCGGCGTGGTGGCGGTGATTGTTCGCCAAGAAATAGTGCTATTTATTATGGGCGGCATTTTTGTCGTGGAAACGGTGTCAGTGATTCTTCAGGTGGGTTCTTACAAGCTGACCGGGCGTCGCATCTTCCGTATGGCACCTTTGCACCACCACTATGAATTGAAAGGCTGGCCCGAGCCTCGCGTCATCGTACGCTTCTGGATCATTACCGTAGTGCTGGTGTTGCTCGGCCTTGCGACGCTCAAAATTCGTTAA
- the murD gene encoding UDP-N-acetylmuramoyl-L-alanine--D-glutamate ligase produces MVRVAKGLTLVVGLGVSGRAICRHLTRLNLPYMVADTRAEPPGLDDFRAAHPGVAIHCGSLSVLDLSDVQEVVVSPGLDPRMAGLENLADQLNPDTGEPMVVGEIALFVRAAHAPIAAITGSNAKSTVTTLLGDMAAAAGVDAAVGGNLGTPALDLLASHPNAELFILELSSFQLETTPRLGASCAAFLNLSEDHLDRHGDMHGYRGAKQRIFIGARHAVVNADEPQTWPDQPVAQIAHFSTKAPSNSEWGLALHHDTLTLMQGDKPWLAVDEMPMTGQHNYANALAALAMGQALGFAEVAMCNALREFKGLAHRSEVVARINDVTWVNDSKGTNVGATLAAINGIGASLEGRLILLAGGVGKGADFSPLAVPLASCARHVLLFGLDAPRLADALIKHVSVQEVDNLPQAMEAAFKLAQPGDCVLLSPACASLDQFANYQERGGMFRRWVEQKAQRATEASL; encoded by the coding sequence ATGGTTCGAGTAGCTAAAGGTTTGACGCTAGTGGTAGGGCTAGGGGTCTCAGGTCGCGCTATTTGCCGTCATTTAACGCGCTTAAATCTGCCCTATATGGTGGCCGACACGCGTGCCGAGCCACCGGGGCTGGATGACTTTCGCGCTGCTCATCCTGGGGTTGCTATTCACTGTGGCTCGCTCTCAGTACTTGATCTGAGCGATGTGCAGGAGGTGGTAGTGAGTCCTGGTCTTGATCCTCGTATGGCGGGACTAGAAAACCTTGCTGATCAGTTAAACCCTGACACAGGTGAGCCAATGGTGGTGGGTGAAATTGCGCTTTTTGTGCGTGCAGCCCATGCGCCTATTGCGGCGATCACCGGATCTAACGCCAAGTCTACGGTTACCACACTGTTGGGCGACATGGCGGCTGCCGCCGGTGTTGATGCAGCTGTAGGCGGTAATTTAGGCACTCCCGCGCTGGATTTATTGGCCAGCCATCCTAATGCTGAACTTTTCATACTTGAGCTTTCCAGTTTCCAGCTTGAGACAACGCCTCGTTTAGGCGCCAGCTGTGCCGCTTTTTTAAATTTGTCGGAAGATCACCTTGATCGTCATGGTGATATGCACGGTTATCGCGGGGCAAAGCAGCGAATTTTTATCGGTGCGCGACACGCCGTTGTCAACGCCGATGAGCCGCAAACGTGGCCGGACCAGCCGGTTGCCCAGATTGCTCACTTCTCAACGAAAGCGCCCAGCAATTCTGAGTGGGGCTTGGCGCTTCATCACGATACGTTGACGTTAATGCAGGGTGATAAGCCTTGGCTGGCGGTTGATGAGATGCCAATGACCGGCCAGCACAATTACGCAAACGCACTTGCGGCGCTAGCAATGGGGCAGGCGCTAGGCTTTGCCGAAGTGGCCATGTGTAATGCCCTTCGCGAATTTAAAGGCTTGGCGCACCGCAGTGAAGTGGTGGCGCGTATTAACGACGTTACCTGGGTGAACGACTCGAAAGGCACCAACGTAGGAGCTACGTTAGCGGCCATTAATGGTATTGGCGCTTCGCTGGAAGGGCGCCTAATTCTATTGGCTGGCGGAGTAGGTAAGGGGGCGGATTTTTCTCCTTTAGCGGTGCCGCTTGCCTCATGCGCGCGGCATGTATTGCTATTCGGCTTAGATGCCCCGCGCTTAGCTGACGCCTTAATTAAGCATGTGAGCGTTCAGGAAGTAGACAATTTGCCCCAAGCCATGGAGGCTGCCTTTAAACTCGCTCAACCCGGAGATTGCGTGCTCTTATCCCCCGCCTGTGCCAGCCTAGATCAGTTTGCCAATTATCAAGAGCGCGGTGGGATGTTTCGACGCTGGGTAGAGCAGAAGGCGCAGCGTGCCACCGAGGCTTCGCTATGA
- the ftsW gene encoding putative lipid II flippase FtsW, protein MSRLQRLRDALTTRDLPCDIWLIIAAVALAGLGWVMVSSASIGLLEDTFHYSRQHGVFLVISIVACIFMLCVPLEVWRQNAALILMASIFLLILVLFVGQEINGSKRWIALPGPLPSLQVSEFAKIGLIFYMAAFMSRFTYDLRQRAFSMWRPLAVLAAPVGLLFLAPDFGGMVVLSICVIGMLMMSGASLVLLVGSGGLLGSGAVMMVIIEPYRLARWTSFLDPWADQFATGYQLTQALIAFGRGHVTGTGLGNSVQKLHYLPEAHTDFIFAVIAEELGMIGAIIVVLLFTVFIARAMWVGRRAELAGHLFGAYVSYGIGFVIAAQAFINIAVSSGLLPTKGLTLPLISYGGSSLLVTGMMVGLLLRVDAETRHRPRRASTPYKPRHEPRLS, encoded by the coding sequence ATGAGCAGACTTCAGCGTTTACGCGATGCACTTACGACCCGCGATTTACCTTGCGATATTTGGCTGATTATCGCCGCCGTTGCTTTAGCGGGGCTGGGGTGGGTCATGGTCAGCTCAGCATCGATTGGTCTGTTGGAAGATACCTTTCATTACTCGCGTCAGCATGGCGTTTTTCTAGTGATCTCTATTGTCGCCTGTATCTTTATGCTCTGCGTGCCGCTTGAAGTTTGGCGCCAAAATGCCGCACTGATTCTGATGGCCAGTATTTTTCTGTTGATTCTGGTGCTGTTCGTTGGCCAAGAGATTAATGGCAGTAAGCGCTGGATTGCGCTGCCCGGGCCATTGCCTAGCTTGCAGGTCTCTGAGTTTGCCAAAATTGGGCTTATTTTCTATATGGCGGCGTTTATGTCGCGCTTTACTTATGATCTCCGTCAGCGGGCATTTAGCATGTGGCGCCCGCTGGCTGTGCTGGCGGCACCGGTTGGCCTGCTGTTTCTAGCCCCCGACTTTGGCGGCATGGTGGTGCTCTCTATTTGTGTCATCGGTATGCTGATGATGAGCGGAGCGTCGCTGGTATTGCTGGTTGGTAGTGGCGGGCTGCTCGGTTCCGGCGCTGTCATGATGGTGATCATTGAACCCTACCGACTGGCGCGCTGGACCAGTTTTCTAGATCCTTGGGCGGATCAGTTCGCTACGGGCTATCAGTTGACTCAGGCGTTAATTGCGTTTGGTCGTGGCCATGTTACAGGCACTGGTTTGGGCAATAGTGTACAAAAGCTTCACTATCTGCCAGAGGCGCACACCGACTTTATTTTTGCCGTCATCGCTGAAGAGCTCGGCATGATTGGCGCCATTATTGTTGTCTTGCTGTTTACTGTTTTTATTGCCCGCGCTATGTGGGTCGGGCGGCGTGCTGAGCTAGCGGGCCATCTGTTTGGTGCCTATGTTAGTTACGGTATTGGCTTTGTCATAGCGGCTCAAGCATTTATCAATATTGCAGTGAGTTCAGGCTTGCTGCCTACCAAAGGGCTAACGCTGCCGCTGATAAGCTATGGCGGCTCAAGCCTGTTGGTAACCGGTATGATGGTGGGGCTACTGCTGCGCGTCGATGCCGAAACACGCCATCGTCCTCGGCGTGCGTCCACCCCTTATAAGCCGCGCCATGAGCCGCGTTTATCGTAG
- the murG gene encoding undecaprenyldiphospho-muramoylpentapeptide beta-N-acetylglucosaminyltransferase produces the protein MTTNARRRVLIMAGGTGGHVFPALSLAQALQVQQVDVEWLGSPRGIENRLVPEAGITLRTIAVSGLRGNGLVGWLKAPLNLTRAVLQARAVIRDFKPQVVVGLGGFASGPGGLAAWLMRIPLIIHEQNAVAGLTNRVLSRLAKRTFAAFPEAFGARADVIGNPVRDDIASLGSVPRDVAELSARPLRLLVVGGSLGAVALNERLAPALAQLPAEQRPQVRHQAGKGRDSETAALYQQHGVVAEISAFIDDMAAAYDWADLVVCRSGALTVAELAAAAKPALLVPFPFAVDDHQRINAQVLVNAGAAQCVVQSDLTVERLTDFLNELLVPNTLAMMASKARQAAHLDATERLAEGCLAMVSLGDYA, from the coding sequence GTGACCACGAACGCACGTCGAAGAGTGCTGATTATGGCAGGTGGAACCGGTGGCCACGTGTTTCCAGCGCTTTCCCTCGCTCAGGCACTGCAAGTGCAGCAAGTAGACGTTGAGTGGCTAGGCAGCCCTAGGGGCATTGAAAATCGCCTTGTTCCTGAAGCGGGCATTACATTGCGCACCATTGCAGTAAGCGGACTACGTGGCAACGGGCTAGTGGGCTGGCTCAAGGCGCCGCTAAATCTTACCCGCGCCGTTTTACAGGCGCGTGCAGTTATTCGTGATTTTAAACCGCAAGTAGTGGTAGGGCTGGGCGGCTTTGCCAGCGGCCCCGGTGGGCTTGCGGCATGGCTAATGCGCATTCCACTGATTATTCATGAGCAGAATGCTGTGGCGGGGCTCACCAACCGCGTTTTATCACGCTTAGCCAAGCGCACCTTTGCGGCATTTCCGGAAGCTTTTGGCGCGCGAGCCGACGTTATAGGCAATCCGGTGCGTGACGATATTGCTAGCCTAGGCAGTGTGCCGCGTGATGTGGCTGAACTTTCCGCACGCCCTCTGCGGCTGTTGGTGGTAGGAGGCTCGCTTGGCGCGGTTGCCCTAAATGAGCGCTTGGCACCGGCCTTAGCACAGCTGCCTGCAGAGCAACGTCCGCAGGTGCGCCATCAGGCAGGCAAAGGCCGCGACTCAGAGACAGCAGCGCTTTACCAGCAGCATGGTGTCGTCGCGGAGATCAGTGCGTTTATCGATGACATGGCTGCTGCCTATGATTGGGCTGATTTAGTCGTATGTCGTTCGGGCGCCTTAACGGTCGCTGAGCTGGCCGCGGCGGCCAAGCCAGCGCTGCTGGTGCCTTTTCCATTCGCGGTTGACGACCATCAGCGTATCAATGCCCAAGTGTTGGTAAACGCCGGTGCTGCACAGTGCGTTGTTCAGTCAGATTTGACCGTTGAGCGGTTAACCGATTTTTTAAATGAATTGCTCGTCCCAAATACCCTGGCAATGATGGCGTCTAAAGCACGCCAAGCCGCCCATTTAGACGCCACAGAGCGCTTGGCGGAAGGGTGTTTGGCGATGGTGTCGTTAGGAGACTACGCGTGA